A window of Hyperolius riggenbachi isolate aHypRig1 chromosome 1, aHypRig1.pri, whole genome shotgun sequence contains these coding sequences:
- the LOC137518901 gene encoding piggyBac transposable element-derived protein 4-like encodes MAKRSFTAQQIVDLICQSGESSEELDSEESEPEDSDSEFEPIPDSDTLPSESDVEETESSETAMPEQPSTSQVQEESVATPRQRRRRQQSASTKRRRTDVPEELLHPVWSPANLEAPSIPPFTGHAGIKVQTANLSPIQCMELIITDELLGSIAEQTNLYAQQHIAEKPQSSYARPKNWWPTTVEEIKTFLGLTINMGITKKPDLKRYWSKRPIQHMGIFSQTMLRTRYLTILRCLHFSDNSQYQTGEDPNIDPLYKIRPLIDYLSQKFSEVYVPEKNISIDESLVHFTGRLRIKQYIPSKRARYGIKIYKLCESSTGFTCAFRVYEGKDSQLDPPGCPPYMGTNGKFVWDLIHPLLNKGYNLYLDNYYTSIPLFKHLVRENTPACGTIRSNRKGFPQSLVNKRLKPDESEGLRSEEMLALKYRGKRDVYMLSTIHTPESITPRTGAQEKPKCIHEYSQYMGGVDRNDAAMKPYLAARKTRYWYKKLGLYLLQLGIYNSFILYKMSKNPLSNLEFQEEIAESLISKAATHPGRRFDSVERLSGYHVPEIIPQTGKKQYPQKKCRVCTKQKIRTDTRYHCPECPEKPGLCLKDCFKVYHTCLHF; translated from the coding sequence CGGACGTGGAGGAGACTGAGAGTTCTGAGACAGCCATGCCAGAGCAGCCAAGCACTAGTCAGGTGCAGGAAGAGAGTGTCGCAACACCCAGACAGAGACGCCGCAGGCAACAGAGCGCTTCTACTAAACGTCGCCGCACTGACGTACCGGAGGAATTGCTTCATCCCGTGTGGTCGCCTGCCAACCTAGAAGCACCCTCAATTCCTCCTTTCACAGGCCATGCTGGAATTAAAGTGCAAACGGCTAACCTCTCCCCAATTCAATGTATGGAACTCATAATCACTGATGAGCTCCTAGGCTCTATTGCTGAGCAAACAAACTTATACGCTCAGCAACACATTGCTGAGAAACCGCAATCCAGCTATGCGAGGCCTAAGAACTGGTGGCccactacagtggaggaaataaaaacatttttaggcCTCACaataaacatgggcattaccaaaAAACCAGACCTAAAACGGTATTGGTCGAAAAGACCAATTCAACATATGGGGATTTTTTCGCAAACAATGTTGAGGACACGTTATTTGACCATCTTGCGCTGCCTCCATTTCAGTGACAATTCCCAGTACCAAACCGGAGAAGATCCAAATATTGATCCCCtatacaaaattcggcccctaatTGACTACCTATCGCAAAAATTTTCAGAGGTATACGTGccagaaaaaaatataagtattgACGAGTCCCTGGTACACTTCACTGGTCGACTTAGGATAAAGCAATACATCCCTTCCAAGCGTGCCAGATATGGCATAAAAATTTATAAGCTTTGTGAAAGCAGCACTGGCTTTACATGCGCTTTCCGAGTGTACGAGGGAAAAGACAGCCAGCTGGATCCACCTGGGTGCCCACCTTATATGGGCACAAATGGTAAATTTGTCTGGGATCTGATTCACCCTCTCCTGAACAAAGGATACAACCTGTACCTAGACAACTATTACACCAGCATCCCACTATTCAAACATTTAGTGAGAGAGAACACGCCAGCTTGCGGTACCATCAGATCCAACCGCAAAGGCTTCCCTCAGAGCCTTGTCAACAAGCGCCTCAAACCTGATGAATCTGAGGGTCTCCGCAGTGAAGAGATGCTGGCTCTGAAGTACAGGGGAAAAAGGGACGTATATATGCTTTCAACCATACATACTCCTGAAAGCATAACACCCAGGACtggagcacaagagaaacctaaaTGTATTCATGAGTACAGCCAATATATGGGTGGTGTAGACCGCAATGACGCGGCAATGAAGCCGTACCTGGCCGCACGCAAAACCAGATATTGGtataaaaaattaggcttatacttgcTGCAGTTgggaatttacaacagctttataCTATACAAAATGTCAAAAAACCCTCTCAGCAATTTAGAATTCCAGGAGGAAATAGCTGAATCTCTCATTTCCAAAGCTGCAACTCACCCTGGCAGAAGATTTGATTCAGTCGAGAGACTTTCTGGATATCATGTTCCAGAAATTATACCACAGACGGGGAAAAAGCAATACCCCCAGAAAAAGTGTAGGGTCTGCACTAAACAAAAAATAAGGACGGATACACGATACCATTGCCCCGAATGTCCCGAAAAACCAGGACTTTGTTTAAAAGACTGTTTCAAAGTGTACCACACCTGCCTACATTTTTAA